A stretch of the Uranotaenia lowii strain MFRU-FL chromosome 3, ASM2978415v1, whole genome shotgun sequence genome encodes the following:
- the LOC129752970 gene encoding uncharacterized protein LOC129752970: protein MATRMAEDYQFPCCDQGSDFDSSVRCNKCEEWYHFCCVNVDEEDVEGTLWFCNKCICSEPSLLESFGAAGQTATRRQPHRAAKKKGSKEPAVGKSKITTNKKLSNSKSKRQKEALAIKSGNKKSAQDSGSKSRLSNTLSNGGHLPGTIEARSESKMRKSGSESSKSSVREAAKRELQRLREISMKKMEEEEIELKLLEHKLKTVQREREEMESRHVQERLVEETSDSSEDDSGEGDADDFLEKVEAWNAGQENQHLEDSVAVSKHSVSLPAQAKQSTMNQDENRKRSSGAKPKSNRACRESIPGSISSIVSDFEAPCGVMRKRLPAIQKVPTHLQIAARQVYPKTLPKFSGRPEEWPMFISAYEQANESCGFTDAENLVRLQEALLGKALETVRNRLLLPENVPKIIEKLRKRFGNPEILSTMLAYRIQRLSGPSSEDLESLIEFGSAVEEFTEHMKAAKLFDHLKNPILMKSLVQKLPPCYVMEWVEFKRRWSVVDLETFGNFMEELVDKALEGTFEQFGADDVIKGKKREKFGTKGLVNLTVAEPHDHCGTCTQRESTTDMQKNQQAVGAIRTVTLDRSCSVCKKPGHFGRNCNEFLKLNLEERWSTTNRLQLCPLCLFNHGGRECFSKRKCNVNQCQKRHHPMLHWEPTEGTYAIRNCNNHHRSDHSVLYRIMPVTLYSLEKQVHVLALIDEGSSITLIDNELANQLGAEGEQEPLQMSWANGMSSTENESSKLTLKISGKGSDKKYDLLDARTVKNLDLPMQELSEFEFEKRYMHFEDIRIPTYSVSAPKLLIGINNIHLIAPLESRVGELGEPIAVQCKLGWTLYGPRPGVISNVNFMGHHRCNCDKCCKSDREMNDALKQYFQLEAVGVSPVPLETKEDLRAREILQKTTRRVGERFETGLLWREDKITFPESYKMAVNRVRSFEARMNRNLGVKEAIEEQIADYIARGYAHRITQNELRETKPEKVWYLPLNFVTHPKKPGKIRLIWDAAAKVKGVSLNDKLLKGPDMITSLPAVINGFRERKIAFGGDIRQMFHQIQIRAEDRQAQRFLYRSNSYEEPQIYVMDVVTFGARCSPCISQFVKNLNAREHKDECPEAVEAIVNKHFIDDYFDSTDTEEEAVERAISVKSVHAAGGFEIRNWVSNSVNVLEKLEASIPESSEVKLIKIGGDVERVLGVSWSPKEDAFQFSTEMHRDLEPYMTEGAWPTKRIALRCVMSMFDPKQFLAPLLIHGRILMQDVWRSGIGWDDKLEEDQFKQWLRWISLFPLIEKVRIPRCYLGNMPSSAYESVQLHIFTDAGEDAYGCVAYLRFVHEGAIHCSFVEAKAKVSPLQHMSVPRKELQAAELGTRLAKSISETHSFLITQRVMWTDSRAVYSWVRSERKKYKEFVAHRVGQILSVTNPEDWRWVPTKNNPADDITKWGKATEVHSCSRWFQGPDFLYDTEEHWPDQCQTLINVEEEFRARVLFHEILLPEGLFHRINQISRWNVLVRMVATVYRYMGNCRKLAKNYPIEALPTNDDMSKKSKIPNVVVPLRQEEYMLAENCLWRIAQNDEYGDEIVTLTRNQKLPKEEKIPLDRTSTLYDKSPFLDEYGVIRMEGRTEAAEYMAYDSKFPIILPKNHLITWKLIEYFHQQSAHGSREMVVNEIRQRFYIGNLRSIVEKVSRECLWCKIRKAKPHIPRMAPLPRQRMAAGAEPFSFVGIDYFGPLEVAVGRRREKRWVALFTCMTTRGVHLEVAHSLTTESCKMAIRRFVKRRRSPVEIFSDNGTNFIGASRELYAEIHKIHADCSDTFTNARTRWSFNPPSAPHMGGVWERMVRSVKEALNTLLDGGRLTDEILLTTLVEAEDLINSRPLTYVSTNSIDDPAALTPNHFLKGVSAECLPPRNPVETAAALRSKYCRAQQLADKMWERWCREYFPGLNKRPKWFNESRQIKPGDLVFVMEDNHRKRGLVTKVFEGSDGRVRSATVKTDKGERKRPVAKLAVLEIIEE from the coding sequence ATGGCGACAAGAATGGCCGAAGATTACCAGTTCCCGTGCTGTGACCAAGGTAGCGACTTTGACTCCAGTGTTCGCTGCAATAAATGTGAAGAGTGGTACCATTTTTGCTGCGTGAACGTAGATGAAGAGGACGTCGAGGGTACTCTTTGGTTTTGCAACAAATGTATTTGTTCAGAGCCATCACTCCTGGAATCCTTTGGAGCAGCTGGACAAACCGCCACTCGTCGCCAACCGCATAGGGCAGCCAAAAAGAAAGGTAGTAAAGAGCCTGCAGTCGGTAAGTCGAAAATAACTACGAACAAGAAGCTTAGTAATAGTAAAAGCAAACGACAGAAGGAAGCTTTAGCAATTAAATCAGGAAACAAGAAATCTGCCCAAGATTCAGGTTCTAAAAGTAGATTGTCAAATACTTTGTCAAACGGTGGTCATTTACCCGGTACAATTGAAGCGCGAAGTGAGAGTAAGATGCGAAAAAGTGGAAGTGAGTCGTCCAAAAGTTCAGTGCGCGAGGCAGCTAAGCGAGAACTGCAACGACTGCGTGAAATtagtatgaaaaaaatggaagaagaagaaattgagCTTAAGTTGTTGGAACATAAGCTAAAAACGGTTCAACGTGAACGAGAAGAAATGGAATCTAGGCACGTACAAGAGAGGCTCGTTGAAGAAACAAGTGATTCAAGCGAAGATGATTCCGGCGAAGGAGATGCAGATGATTTTCTGGAGAAGGTAGAAGCATGGAATGCCGGTCAGGAAAACCAACATCTCGAGGATTCGGTTGCAGTATCAAAACACTCAGTTAGTCTTCCTGCTCAAGCAAAACAATCGACCATGAATCAAGACGAAAACAGAAAGCGATCATCAGGAGCGAAACCTAAATCAAACCGGGCTTGTCGTGAATCGATTCCAGGCAGCATTAGCAGCATAGTAAGTGATTTCGAGGCTCCATGTGGTGTTATGAGGAAAAGGTTGCCTGCAATTCAAAAGGTTCCAACACATCTCCAGATAGCTGCTAGACAAGTGTACCCCAAAACGTTGCCCAAGTTCTCAGGAAGGCCAGAAGAGTGGCCAATGTTCATAAGTGCATACGAGCAAGCTAATGAATCTTGTGGTTTCACTGACGCAGAGAATTTGGTTAGGCTTCAAGAAGCATTGTTGGGGAAAGCACTTGAAACAGTACGCAACCGTCTGCTGCTTCCAGAGAACGTTCCGAAAATTATCGAAAAGCTTCGCAAAAGGTTTGGAAATCCTGAAATATTATCCACTATGCTAGCTTATCGTATACAACGCCTTTCGGGACCCAGTTCGGAAGATTTAGAATCTTTGATCGAATTCGGCAGTGCTGTGGAAGAGTTTACTGAACATATGAAAGCGGCTAAACTTTTCGACCATCTTAAAAATCCAATCCTTATGAAGAGTCTTGTGCAGAAGCTCCCTCCGTGTTACGTTATGGAATGGGTTGAGTTTAAACGTCGCTGGTCTGTGGTTGACTTGGAAACTTTCGGAAATTTTATGGAGGAGCTAGTCGATAAAGCGTTGGAAGGTACGTTTGAGCAGTTTGGTGCAGATGACGTTATAAAAGGAAAGAAACGGGAGAAATTCGGAACCAAAGGACTTGTGAATTTGACGGTTGCCGAGCCACACGATCATTGTGGTACGTGTACTCAAAGGGAATCGACAACAGATATGCAGAAAAACCAACAAGCTGTCGGagctattcggaccgtgacgtTAGACCGCAGCTGTTCAGTTTGCAAGAAACCCGGACATTTCGGAAGAAACTGCAACGAGTTTTTGAAGTTGAACTTAGAAGAAAGATGGAGTACTACGAACCGATTACAATTATGCCCTTTATGCCTTTTCAATCACGGTGGAAGAGAATGTTTTTCAAAGCGAAAATGTAACGTCAACCAGTGCCAAAAAAGGCATCACCCAATGTTACATTGGGAACCAACTGAGGGGACATACGCTATCAGAAATTGTAACAACCATCATCGTTCAGATCACTCAGTTCTCTATCGGATAATGCCAGTAACCCTATACAGTTTGGAGAAGCAAGTCCATGTATTGGCTCTTATCGATGAGGGTTCTTCCATCACTTTGATAGACAACGAATTAGCAAATCAGTTAGGAGCGGAAGGAGAACAAGAACCATTACAAATGTCCTGGGCCAATGGAATGAGTTCCACTGAAAATGAATCGTCAAAGTTGACTCTTAAGATTTCTGGTAAAGGAAGTGATAAGAAGTATGATTTGCTTGATGCCAGAACGGTTAAAAATCTAGACCTACCAATGCAAGAACTtagtgaatttgaatttgaaaagaggTACATGCATTTTGAAGACATCAGAATCCCCACCTATAGTGTGTCTGCCCCAAAACTTTTGATCGGTATCAACAACATTCATTTGATTGCCCCGCTTGAATCCCGGGTAGGGGAACTTGGTGAACCCATAGCAGTTCAGTGCAAGCTTGGTTGGACACTGTATGGACCAAGACCAGGAGTTATATCAAATGTTAATTTCATGGGACACCATCGCTGCAACTGTGATAAATGTTGCAAGTCAGATCGCGAAATGAACGACGCTTTGAAACAGTACTTTCAGCTCGAAGCTGTTGGAGTATCTCCTGTACCTCTTGAAACGAAAGAAGATCTGCGGGCCCGAGAGATTCTACAAAAAACGACAAGACGAGTAGGCGAGCGTTTTGAGACGGGTCTTTTATGGAGAGAAGATAAAATAACCTTCCCAGAGAGCTACAAAATGGCCGTGAACCGAGTGCGTAGTTTCGAAGCTCGTATGAATCGAAACCTGGGAGTAAAGGAAGCAATTGAAGAGCAGATAGCGGATTATATAGCGAGAGGCTATGCGCATCGCATAACGCAAAACGAGCTTAGAGAAACGAAGCCGGAGAAAGTATGGTATTTGCCACTCAATTTCGTAACTCACCCGAAGAAACCTGGGAAGATTCGTCTTATTTGGGATGCTGCTGCTAAGGTGAAAGGAGTGTCGTTAAATGATAAACTGCTTAAAGGACCAGATATGATCACTTCGTTGCCAGCTGTGATCAATGGATTTCGAGAGAGGAAAATAGCTTTCGGCGGTGATATACGACAAATGTTTCACCAGATACAGATTCGTGCAGAAGATCGACAAGCTCAACGCTTTCTTTACCGATCGAATTCCTACGAAGAACCGCAAATTTACGTTATGGATGTCGTTACATTTGGAGCTAGGTGCTCGCCCTGCATTTCCCAGTTTGTCAAGAATCTGAATGCTCGCGAACATAAGGATGAGTGTCCTGAAGCAGTCGAGGCTATCGTTAACAAACACTTCATCGACGATTATTTCGATAGTACAGATACGGAGGAAGAAGCTGTAGAACGGGCAATAAGTGTCAAATCGGTTCACGCCGCCGGAGGATTCGAGATTAGAAATTGGGTCAGTAACTCCGTGAATGTCCTAGAGAAACTCGAGGCTTCGATTCCTGAATCAAGTGAAGTAAAGCTAATTAAAATAGGTGGTGACGTAGAGAGAGTTCTAGGAGTGAGCTGGAGTCCCAAGGAAGATGCCTTTCAATTTTCCACCGAAATGCACAGGGATCTCGAGCCGTATATGACAGAAGGAGCATGGCCAACAAAACGCATAGCTCTAAGATGTGTTATGAGCATGTTTGACCCGAAGCAGTTCCTGGCGCCACTGTTAATCCACGGAAGGATATTAATGCAAGACGTGTGGCGTAGTGGTATCGGCTGGGATGATAAACTGGAGGAGGATCAATTCAAGCAATGGTTGAGGTGGATTAGTCTATTCCCACTGATTGAGAAAGTTCGCATACCACGATGTTATTTGGGAAATATGCCCTCTTCAGCATATGAATCGGTACAGCTACATATTTTCACTGATGCAGGAGAAGATGCCTATGGCTGTGTGGCATATCTAAGATTCGTACATGAGGGAGCCATACACTGTTCTTTCGTCGAAGCTAAGGCTAAGGTTTCCCCGTTGCAACACATGTCAGTTCCTAGAAAAGAACTACAAGCTGCAGAACTCGGCACACGATTGGCAAAATCGATAAGCGAAACACACTCTTTCCTCATAACCCAAAGGGTAATGTGGACTGATTCTCGCGCTGTATATTCTTGGGTCAGATCCGAACGCAAAAAGTATAAGGAATTCGTTGCGCATCGTGTTGGACAAATATTATCTGTAACAAACCCAGAAGACTGGCGTTGGGTGCCGACAAAGAACAATCCAGCCGATGATATCACGAAGTGGGGAAAGGCAACAGAAGTCCATTCATGCAGTCGTTGGTTTCAAGGTCCTGACTTCTTGTACGATACGGAAGAGCATTGGCCCGATCAATGCCAAACGTTGATTAACGTTGAAGAAGAGTTTCGAGCGCGAGTGTTATTCCACGAGATACTTCTGCCAGAAGGACTGTTTCATCGTATAAATCAGATATCTCGTTGGAATGTCCTGGTTCGAATGGTCGCTACAGTTTATCGTTACATGGGGAACTGCAGAAAGCTAGCGAAAAACTACCCGATTGAAGCTTTACCAACAAATGATGATATGtctaaaaaatcaaagattcccAACGTTGTTGTTCCACTTCGGCAAGAAGAGTATATGTTAGCAGAGAACTGTTTATGGCGTATcgctcaaaatgatgaatacgGAGATGAGATCGTCACTTTGACTAGAAATCAGAAATTACCGAAAGAAGAGAAGATACCACTTGATCGAACCAGCACTTTGTATGATAAATCACCATTTTTGGACGAATACGGAGTAATACGCATGGAAGGTAGAACCGAAGCAGCAGAATACATGGCGTACGACTCTAAATTCCCAATCATTCTCCCTAAAAATCATCTGATTACGTGGAAGTTAATCGAGTATTTTCATCAACAATCAGCTCATGGTAGCAGAGAAATGGTCGTGAATGAGATACGTCAGCGTTTCTATATAGGAAATTTGAGATCCATAGTGGAAAAAGTTTCCCGTGAATGCTTGTGGTGTAAGATTAGGAAAGCTAAACCTCATATACCACGAATGGCTCCTTTACCAAGACAGCGTATGGCGGCAGGAGCTGAACCATTTTCTTTCGTCGGCATTGATTATTTTGGACCATTGGAAGTTGCAGTTGGAAGGAGACGCGAGAAACGTTGGGTTGCGTTGTTTACGTGTATGACAACACGAGGAGTTCATTTGGAGGTCGCACACAGCTTGACAACAGAGTCGTGCAAAATGGCAATCCGCCGATTCGTGAAGAGGAGGCGTAGTCCAGTTGAGATATTTTCGGATAATGGCACAAATTTCATCGGAGCTAGTAGAGAATTGTATGCAGAAATCCACAAAATTCACGCAGATTGTTCGGACACGTTCACAAACGCAAGAACACGTTGGTCGTTCAATCCACCTTCGGCCCCTCATATGGGAGGGGTATGGGAGCGAATGGTTCGCTCAGTGAAAGAAGCTTTAAATACATTATTGGACGGTGGTCGGTTGACAGACGAAATCCTGTTGACAACACTGGTTGAGGCTGAAGATTTAATCAACTCGAGGCCATTAACTTATGTATCTACAAATTCCATAGATGATCCGGCTGCATTAACCCCGAATCATTTCTTAAAAGGAGTCTCGGCAGAATGTTTGCCACCTCGAAATCCCGtagaaacagcagcagcactaAGGAGCAAATATTGTCGAGCTCAACAGCTCGCAGATAAGATGTGGGAACGATGGTGTCGCGAGTATTTTCCGGGACTAAACAAACGACCAAAATGGTTCAACGAAAGTAGACAAATTAAACCAGGAGATTTAGTCTTCGTTATGGAGGACAATCATCGAAAACGAGGATTGGTGACCAAGGTGTTTGAAGGATCTGACGGTCGGGTGCGATCAGCAACAGTAAAAACCGACAAAGGAGAACGGAAGAGACCTGTCGCGAAGTTAGCAGTGCTTGAAATTATTGAGGAGTAA